The genomic stretch agtttttaaagattattaattataaagattattaattacatataaaatatatatgtcacATAAAGACACCCACGTACTGGTTTTCCATGACTGGTATTCTACCATTCTTATTTCACCTGTATCTAcaatttcccctctctctctacatacaggcatatacacacacagtacagcatacacacacacacacacacacaccacaccacaccacatacacatatacatgcacacacacacataccacaccacatacacatatacatgcacacacacattacacacacacacccctcacacactacagcccccacttccccacaccacacatacatatacacacactacacacacacattccacactgcacataccccacacacatacacacaccccacactacacacaccccaccctacacacacacaccacgcacacacacacatacacacacacaccacacactacactcccccaccacatacacacacatacacacccccacactacacccccacatccccacacataccacacacacatacacacaccctcacaccacacacacacatacacacacacactacacacacacacatacacacacaccccacactacacacactccacacaccacacacacacacacatatatatacgcACACCCCACactacacacaccccacaccacacacacaccatacacacatacatacacaccccacaccatacatacacacacacccacaccctcccaccacacacacacactacacaccacacacctacccacacaaacacacaccacacacacacacacacacacacacacacacacacacacacaccacactatagTCTCCAACTCATCCAATTATAACAATGGAAATTATGGTGATAGTTATTATAATTTTAGATAATACACCTTGAAATGCACAAATATTAGGCATGCAGTTTGACAAACAAGGACACCGGTGTATGCCATATCTTTGTCATGACACAGACAGTTCTATTTCCCCTCATGATTCTTTCTAGTCAGTGCTGAACTTTCCAGGAAAATGCTGTTATGGTCAACTGAGGTTAGTGTTGCCAAAGATTTCATAAGTGGAATCACAATGCATGAGCTATTTTATTTAAAGGAGACTTGGCCAGAACAGgtctctcattaaaaaataagaacaaaaaatgaCACAGAAGAATGGAGGTTATGCAGGGGATAGTAACTGAAGCAATTCCAGTAATGGGCACCAAATGTGTTTGGAGAAAGCTGTTCTAACTGAAGTTATCCCTGCCTTATGTGTCTAGACAGAAGTGAATGTGGCAGACAGCGCTGAGTCAGCATCTAAGACTTGTGGCAGCGGTCAATGCTTAATCACAATAGCAGAATCCGGCAGAAAATTTATAATAGAAAAACTTGGATGTTCTTCTTTGGTCTTaggccagtgtttctcaacctgtgggtcatgacccctggGGGGGGGATCGAATGACCTTTTCATAGAGGtcgtatatcagatatcctgcacatcaaaTATTTAccctatgattcataacagcagcaaagttgcagttatgaaatagcaacaaaataattctatggttgggggtcaccacgacatgagaaactggattaaagggttgcagcactaggaaagTAGAGAACTACTGATTTAGACGATGTCTCATACTGATGGAAGGTGTAAAAACATTCAGATTTTTGGAAGTACGAACAGTTCTGCTATTTAGGTGGTGTTTATGCTCAGAACAACAAAGTCACGGCAGTGgggatacatgtatgtgtgcgtcAGAAGAGATCACACTCTATTAGCTATATAAAAACGAACTGGCTTGTGAGAGGATCCCACTGTGGTCACTGGCAGCTACGCATGGCTTGTCTACTAGTGGAAGCATTCAAGTGAGCCCCTCCCCTCACAGACTGCTCCCCCTCAGCCCTCTTCTTGACTTTTAGACCTTTCAGATTGTCCCTGTACACACATTTCTGGGCCTTGTGTTCTTCCTGTATATAACCCAGGAACTGCTCTAGTCTTCAACAGTCACCAGACTAACCAAAGTAggtatttggaaaaaaaaaaaatcagtagataCTGAAAGTGCCAGACACTGCTTTCTACACTTTGGTAGTATGCACTGTCTTCCTGAAGTCTCCTGCGGGTACCCACAAGGCTAAAGCCAAGGGAACATTTCCAATCCTCATGCAGAATAGATACTTTCCCGCCCACCCCCCAAGGGCAGGAAACACCACAATGTTTGAGAAACAGTCTGTATTTAATAAGGATTTCTCAGCAAGAGCCTACTCCTTTCTCAGAATggcagaacagaaaagaaaaaaaaaatctatgttctgGTGAAAGTGACTAGAATACCCATTCACATTTGGATTCATGTGTTGGAATTGTTGAAATCTATACAACATGTCAATTAGATGGCTGACATTTGAATCATATCAGTTGCAGAGGTTTTGAAATTTGACGTCTGTGAGTGAATAAACATATGTgctatatataatatcatatgaAGTTTGtctctatatctgtctgtctcccgtgtgtgtgtgtgtgtgtgtgtgtgtgtgtgtgtgtgtgtgtctttccaggctaggaattgaaccctgggctCCATACACAGTAGCCAAGTACTCTACCCCCAAACTCCATGCCCAGCCTAATTTTGACAATCTGAGTCTGTCCCTTGTCTATTCTCTTCTAACCCACGTacttttgattttggttttgtaagAGTCTCATGTcatccaggttggtcttgaactcactacatagttTTGCCTTACTCTGCCAGCATGTCTCCAGAAGTGGAAAGCCACCTGTTAAGTGTCCCACCCCAACTTGTCTCTGACCATTGGCAGAACCATCGAGTGTGGTTTCCGTGAGTCTCTAAATGTTGGTTCATAAAGCGACTTCAGCTTTCTCTCGCCTTTCATGCTTTCTCATGCTTTATTAcctcatttttttcctgaagccACACAAAAGGCTGTAATAATAAGCTAGCTAAGAGACCATAACTGATTCAGTATTAGGAATTTAATAAAAGTTGTAGTTAAGATGcactaaatatttaattaacataGATGACTAAGATAATGCAAGAGTTACAGATGAAATGGTTGTCAATTCAGTAAAAGGATAGTGTAATAGGAAAAGGGGAAGCTTTGAATAATCAAGTCTAAGGCCAGTTGAACCAGGTTTTAACATAGCTGTGCTTAAAAGCAGTGGTTTAGACCGGCTTTGGGTTTTGTCTCTCTGTACGTGGGGAAGACTCTTGTAGGAGTAGCTGTTTGAATGTGAGTTATTAATGAACTCTACCTCAAGACAAGGAGACAGCAGGAAGGGTCTGACAGTCCAAGAGCGCCACGGGCCTGGGTGGGTTGCACAGCAGCTAAATGTTCTGTAAGGTCTTTAGCGACACAGCTTTGAAGTTCCAACTGCTGGACACTGATGTTCGAAAGCTCACATAGCAGaataattctaaatttaaaaCTCTTGATGAACCATTTTGGACACCAATGACACACTAGTATtatgagattgtgtgtgtgtgtgtgtgtgtgtgacagaatcTTGTTACACTGCTCAGCCTAGTCTCAAACTTAAGAACTTCCTGCCCTAGCCTCCTGATTAGTTGATATTATGGTATATTCCATTGTGCCTGGATCCATCAGATGAAATCACCATCTCTTTCCTCTATAATTTAttctatctaacatctatctatctatctatctatctatctatctatctatctatctatctatctacctacttatttattggttgattggttgtttaaggctatcatatatgtatacaatgaaataaaatcaacccATTTCCCTTCTCACACTCCCTACTGACCCCCATTTATATCTCTCAACTTCatcatctcttcctccccctcctccccccccccaaacgtTGTAGTTCACGGTGTATTGGTCGTTCTTTTGTGTGAGACAGGACACAACAGCCTGGGAGCACTGAATACCGAGGACAGTCTGTCTCACAGGACCTCAAGCAGCAGGACATTGGGGTCAAATTCAGAACaacataatttattaattttgccCTTGAATacttataaaacacacatacacacaagaaatttGAATGCTATTTAGAATACTGCCATGATTTGGTGGAGtgttagaaattttattttaaaatagttcaacaaattcattttgaattttaatattctaaaataaaaatgcatcatATCAAAATCTTGATCATTTAAAAAACTGTAAACACCATGATTCAAGCCAACAACTTTGTGCTTTGGAGACACGATGTGTGCTCTGAGGGTAACTGTGACTTCATTTGTCTGAGAAGAGTTTACTCTGTTCCCTTCTGGCTTTCTCAAGGCTTTCAAAGGTGATCAGTCCTTTTGGCAGCTCCAGCTTCGTCTTTTCTGTTTCCAATATGTCCTCAGCTTCACCTTAAATAAAATGCAGACACGGGTAAGCTGATGAAGACGTCCTAAGGGTTCCCTAAGAGGGCCTGGTTGCTGATCCAGGGACACACTGTGGGGACTGGATCCATGACCTTAAATCTCAGAGTTAAGCACCTCACCCATCTGACTCAGGAGAAGGAATACACCACTCAGGGGAAACACATTACATGCTTATATTCTATCACGCAGGAGGAAAGACAAGacgatcatgagttcaaggtcagcctaggccaCACAGggagactgtgtctcagaaatagtacacaaaagaaaagataaatgcaTGAGGCGATCACTTTAACTACCTTGATCTGAccaatataccacacacacaaacaactgaGAATTGACACTAAAAACGAATAAGTTGTCTGCAAAAGGAAGAATACTTATAGAAGTCATTAGAATTCTTTCCCAAAGGTTTAAAATGTCAACGTTTTCCAATCCCTGGCCCAGATGATCAGCAGAAGACAAGGGTAAGCCTTGACTTGGTGTTTCGCCAGTTTCCACAATGTAAATACTCCTCACCTGGCCAATCACAAGCCACCAATGAGTGatgctggttttttgttgttgttgttgcatctGTATGCTGCGTCTACATTTGCATAATGCAGATACAATGGATACAAATAATCTATGATTATACAGAATAGAAAAGTAATTTAAGACAGATGAGTTCTGCGTATTTAAcgcttttttgttttaaacaaaatttagtgtttattataatttaattatcagTCTGTAGACTTATACCTATTTTGtttagttataaataaataagtaaacccattttgtttaattttttaaaaaaacaagtgtTCCTCATATCCACCATGCAAAATTTCTAAACATTTAGCAGTCAGTTCTTATGAGCTACTAAAAGCTGACTCCATGCCACTAAAGAGATGCTGGTTCTCTGGATTGTAGGAAAATGGTCCTATCAGAATCCACATTAGTCAAAGATTTAtaaggagggtgtgtgtgtgtgtgtgtgtgcgcgcgcgtgtgcatgtatatgttcatgtgtgtgtacttgcgtGAGGAGGCCTGAGGTTAACCACCAGTCTCCTCAGGCGttatctctgtgtttgtttttgtgcatGACACAAGATCTTAGACTAGCCTGGAGCCTGCCAAGGAGGCTCGTCTGGCTAGCCAGGAGCCCCAGAgatctgtgtctctgcctcccgtgtACTGAGATTACAAACCTGTACcgtcacacctggctttttcaCATGGGTCCTGGAGGCTGAACTGAGGCCTCCTGCTTGAAGAGTGAGCGCATTACCAacggagccatctctcagccccagtCCTGAAGCACAGACTATTTACCACACAGACGCTCTAGCTGAGGAAGACCTACTTTTCATTCTCTGTAGAAGAGTTCCGTAGCCCAGGTCATACTGGTAGGTGAAGATGAAGCTCAGCGGGACTATAGGAACGAGAAAGGCTGGCTTCTTTCG from Mus caroli chromosome 19, CAROLI_EIJ_v1.1, whole genome shotgun sequence encodes the following:
- the Plgrkt gene encoding plasminogen receptor (KT), with amino-acid sequence MGFIFSKSMNENMKNQQEFMVTHARLQLERQLTMQNEMRERQMAMQIAWSREFLKYFGTFFGIATISLATGALKRKKPAFLVPIVPLSFIFTYQYDLGYGTLLQRMKSEAEDILETEKTKLELPKGLITFESLEKARREQSKLFSDK